One Amorphoplanes digitatis genomic window carries:
- a CDS encoding stage II sporulation protein M, translated as MDLDAYVAERRGEWNRLEVLARRRRLSPDEADELVLLYQRAATHLSVVRSHSPDPVLLALLSQLVIAGRSAVTGGRRFSWRPVARFFTSSFPAQLYVARHWWLSVMVVNVLAGWALMWYFSTNPDIISSFASGEALREYVEDDFVGYYSEFQAQNFAASVWSHNALIAAQCLASGVLILPVLYILGQNLFAIGMTGGMMIYAGHGGTFFAMILPHGLLELTSIFVAAGVGLRIGWAWIAPGPHRTRGQALAERARAAMLVALGLVVMLGVSGVLEAYVTPSGLPDAVRIGIGAAVWLAFMVYALGVGGAAHRAGETGALAPEHDVTPVPTA; from the coding sequence GTGGACCTGGACGCGTACGTCGCCGAGCGCCGCGGTGAGTGGAACAGGCTCGAGGTGCTCGCCCGCCGCCGTCGCCTCTCGCCGGACGAGGCGGACGAACTGGTCCTGCTGTACCAGCGTGCGGCCACCCACCTCTCGGTGGTGCGCAGCCACTCGCCCGACCCGGTCCTGCTCGCCCTGCTGTCGCAACTGGTCATCGCCGGCCGCTCGGCGGTGACCGGCGGCCGCCGCTTCTCCTGGCGGCCGGTGGCGCGGTTCTTCACCTCGTCCTTCCCGGCCCAGCTCTATGTCGCCCGGCACTGGTGGCTCAGCGTCATGGTGGTCAACGTGCTCGCCGGCTGGGCGCTGATGTGGTATTTCTCCACCAACCCGGACATCATCAGCAGCTTCGCCAGCGGCGAGGCGCTACGGGAGTACGTCGAGGACGACTTCGTCGGCTACTACAGCGAGTTCCAGGCGCAGAACTTCGCGGCGAGCGTCTGGTCGCACAACGCGCTGATCGCCGCGCAGTGCCTCGCCTCGGGCGTGCTGATCCTGCCGGTGCTGTACATCCTCGGCCAGAACCTCTTCGCCATCGGCATGACCGGCGGCATGATGATCTACGCCGGGCACGGCGGGACGTTCTTCGCCATGATCCTGCCGCACGGCCTGCTCGAGCTGACGTCGATCTTCGTGGCGGCCGGGGTCGGCCTGCGCATCGGCTGGGCCTGGATCGCACCCGGCCCGCACCGCACCCGCGGCCAGGCACTCGCCGAACGCGCGCGCGCCGCGATGCTGGTGGCGCTTGGCCTGGTCGTGATGCTCGGCGTCTCCGGGGTGCTGGAGGCGTACGTGACGCCGTCGGGCCTGCCCGACGCCGTGCGGATCGGGATCGGGGCCGCGGTCTGGCTGGCGTTCATGGTCTACGCGCTCGGCGTCGGCGGCGCGGCGCACCGCGCCGGCGAGACCGGCGCCCTGGCACCGGAGCACGACGTGACCCCTGTGCCGACGGCTTAG
- a CDS encoding RDD family protein, which produces MTVAATITGRRDDPLVNGEAVEVDVRPARVGSRGLALILDIAVQAVLAVLMITLCGIVSTMLPAGVADEAFMDAAVTISIIVVLIAYPTVVETLTNGRSPGKRAMGLRVVRVDGGPIRLRHALTRALVGAAVEWPGLLFPPLTWAVALTTMLVSPQGRRLGDQAAGTFVIHERSPAPWGWVPSMPPQLAGWASGLDLSGLDDELALAARHYLARAAAIRPPHNGRFAYRLAQEVAEKIAQQPPPGTPHWMFLSAVLAERRRRAGARVHATRALTQRIWPGFGRLAWAQPAVADPSWDPAGSNRPLLGVVKEEGRPDPSPTSAPAWRSPIDPGPAAGSGQ; this is translated from the coding sequence ATGACTGTGGCGGCGACGATCACCGGCCGGCGCGACGATCCGCTCGTCAACGGCGAGGCGGTCGAGGTCGACGTGCGGCCGGCCCGGGTCGGCTCGCGCGGGCTCGCGCTGATCCTCGACATCGCGGTGCAGGCCGTCCTCGCGGTACTGATGATCACCCTGTGCGGGATCGTGTCGACGATGCTGCCGGCCGGGGTCGCCGACGAGGCGTTCATGGACGCCGCCGTCACGATCTCGATAATCGTCGTCCTCATCGCCTATCCGACCGTCGTCGAGACGCTCACCAACGGCCGAAGCCCCGGCAAGCGGGCGATGGGCCTGCGGGTGGTCCGGGTGGACGGCGGCCCGATCCGGCTGCGGCACGCGCTGACCCGGGCCCTGGTCGGCGCCGCGGTGGAGTGGCCCGGCCTGCTCTTCCCGCCGCTGACCTGGGCGGTGGCGCTGACCACGATGCTCGTCTCGCCGCAGGGCCGCCGCCTCGGCGACCAGGCGGCGGGCACCTTCGTCATCCACGAGCGCTCGCCCGCGCCGTGGGGCTGGGTGCCGTCCATGCCGCCGCAGCTCGCCGGCTGGGCGTCCGGGCTGGACCTGAGCGGGCTCGACGACGAACTGGCGCTCGCGGCCCGGCACTACCTGGCCCGGGCCGCCGCGATCCGCCCGCCGCACAACGGGCGGTTCGCCTACCGGCTGGCGCAGGAGGTCGCGGAGAAGATCGCCCAGCAGCCGCCGCCCGGCACGCCGCACTGGATGTTCCTCAGCGCCGTGCTCGCCGAGCGCCGCCGCCGGGCCGGCGCCCGGGTGCACGCGACCCGGGCGCTGACCCAGCGGATCTGGCCCGGCTTCGGCCGGCTCGCCTGGGCACAGCCGGCCGTCGCCGACCCGTCCTGGGACCCGGCGGGCAGCAACCGGCCGCTCCTCGGCGTCGTGAAGGAGGAGGGCCGGCCGGACCCCTCGCCTACATCCGCTCCGGCGTGGAGATCCCCAATAGATCCAGGCCCCGCCGCAGGGTCCGGGCAGTGA
- the argS gene encoding arginine--tRNA ligase: MNLEALLASRLGAAFSQVAGATVDPAVRRSRHADFQSGAALPLARRLDRAPRDLAGEVLARADLAGVATAEVSGPGFLNLRLADEAIAAAANEVAADPRLGVPAGARPERIVVDYSSPNIAKELTIGHLRSTVIGDAAARLLEWLGHDVVRANHLGDWGTAFGLLIEHLGTGDAAGIGDLTAFYQAARLRFDTDEEFRTRARLRVVALQAGDEPTLRQWRHLVAESQRYLLLAYDRMDVTLGREHFIGESFYNDRLESVVAELADKGLLVESEGALCAFPPGRTGRTGDPLPLIVRKSDGGFGYAATDLAALRYRVRELGATRLLYVVGAPQRTHFEMVFAVAAAAGWLPDGVTAEHAGFGSILGTDGRMFRSRSGESVRLAAVVDEAIARTSALAPEPEVARAVGIGAIKYADLSGDRMSDYVFDWDRMLALTGNTGPYQQYAYARIQAILRKAGDFEGRIRLGAAAERALALELLGFAPVVEQAARSLEFHRLAGHLYGTAQAFSAFYESCPVLSAPPGVRESRLALCALTARTLRRGLDLLGISTPERM, encoded by the coding sequence ATGAATCTCGAAGCCCTGCTCGCGTCGCGGCTCGGCGCCGCGTTCTCCCAGGTCGCGGGCGCGACCGTCGATCCGGCGGTGCGGCGCTCGCGGCACGCCGACTTCCAGTCCGGCGCGGCCCTGCCGCTGGCCCGGCGGCTGGACCGGGCGCCCCGCGACCTCGCGGGGGAGGTGCTCGCGAGGGCCGACCTGGCCGGCGTCGCGACGGCCGAGGTCTCGGGCCCCGGCTTCCTCAATCTGCGGCTGGCCGACGAGGCGATCGCCGCCGCCGCGAACGAGGTCGCCGCCGACCCGCGGCTCGGTGTGCCGGCGGGCGCGCGGCCGGAGCGGATCGTGGTCGACTACTCCTCGCCGAACATCGCCAAGGAGCTGACCATCGGGCACCTGCGCTCGACCGTCATCGGCGACGCCGCCGCGCGGCTGCTCGAATGGCTGGGCCACGACGTCGTGCGCGCCAACCACCTCGGCGACTGGGGCACCGCCTTCGGCCTGCTCATCGAGCATCTCGGCACCGGCGACGCCGCCGGGATCGGCGATCTCACGGCCTTCTACCAGGCCGCGCGGCTCAGGTTCGACACCGACGAGGAGTTCCGGACCCGGGCCCGGCTGCGGGTGGTGGCGCTGCAAGCCGGCGACGAGCCGACGCTGCGGCAGTGGCGGCACCTGGTCGCCGAGTCGCAGCGCTACCTGCTGCTCGCCTACGACCGGATGGACGTCACGCTCGGGCGTGAGCACTTCATCGGCGAGAGCTTCTACAACGACCGGCTGGAGTCCGTCGTGGCCGAGCTCGCCGACAAGGGACTGCTTGTCGAGAGCGAGGGCGCGCTCTGCGCCTTCCCGCCCGGCCGGACCGGCCGGACCGGCGATCCGCTCCCGCTGATCGTGCGCAAGAGCGACGGCGGTTTCGGGTACGCGGCGACGGATCTCGCCGCGCTGCGGTACCGGGTGCGTGAGCTCGGCGCGACCCGGCTGCTCTACGTCGTCGGCGCGCCGCAGCGGACCCACTTCGAGATGGTGTTCGCGGTGGCGGCCGCCGCCGGCTGGCTGCCCGACGGCGTGACGGCGGAGCACGCCGGCTTCGGCTCGATCCTCGGCACCGACGGCAGGATGTTCCGCAGCCGGTCCGGCGAGTCCGTCCGGCTGGCCGCCGTGGTGGACGAGGCGATCGCCCGTACCTCGGCGCTCGCGCCCGAGCCGGAGGTGGCCCGGGCCGTCGGCATCGGCGCGATCAAGTACGCGGACCTGTCCGGCGACCGGATGTCCGACTACGTCTTCGACTGGGACCGGATGCTGGCGCTGACCGGCAACACCGGGCCGTACCAGCAGTACGCGTACGCCCGGATACAGGCGATCCTGCGCAAGGCGGGCGACTTCGAGGGCCGGATCAGGCTCGGCGCGGCCGCCGAACGGGCACTCGCCCTCGAACTGCTCGGCTTCGCGCCGGTGGTCGAGCAGGCGGCCCGGTCGCTGGAGTTCCACCGGCTCGCCGGCCACCTGTACGGCACGGCGCAGGCGTTCAGCGCCTTCTACGAGAGCTGCCCCGTGCTGAGCGCGCCTCCGGGCGTACGGGAGAGCCGCCTGGCCCTCTGCGCGCTCACTGCCCGGACCCTGCGGCGGGGCCTGGATCTATTGGGGATCTCCACGCCGGAGCGGATGTAG
- a CDS encoding protein-tyrosine phosphatase family protein: MSGWAADDQGVVTFPSGRRVRGRGLRRPAPAGPDPEFGVYLLGSAPPPVAWESRWLRWPDFRLPADRDRAAEVLHEAWRRAATERVELACAGGRGRTGTALACLAVLGGVPPREAVAWVRLHYHPGAVETPWQRRYVRHYPATRP; the protein is encoded by the coding sequence GTGAGCGGTTGGGCGGCAGACGATCAGGGCGTGGTCACGTTCCCGTCGGGCCGGCGGGTGCGCGGGCGCGGCCTGCGGCGGCCCGCGCCGGCCGGGCCCGACCCCGAGTTCGGCGTCTACCTGCTCGGCTCCGCGCCGCCGCCGGTGGCCTGGGAGAGCCGGTGGCTGCGCTGGCCCGACTTCCGGCTGCCGGCCGACCGGGACCGGGCGGCCGAGGTCCTGCACGAGGCGTGGCGGCGTGCCGCGACCGAGCGGGTCGAGCTGGCCTGCGCCGGCGGCCGCGGGCGCACCGGCACCGCGCTGGCGTGCCTGGCCGTGCTGGGCGGCGTCCCGCCGCGGGAGGCCGTCGCCTGGGTGCGCCTGCACTACCACCCGGGCGCCGTCGAGACGCCCTGGCAGCGGCGCTACGTCCGCCACTATCCCGCGACGCGGCCCTGA
- a CDS encoding SHOCT domain-containing protein, translating to MDRARPATVTAAVALMMITALGYLITGFALFGQVGRTRAWARDEFQEFGQDEFMPSLAGSSVVIVAVMTIVAALLLLGAAVAVRSGSQAGRIVAWAVMGLLLLCGTSAITRGGTPDFGGNMAFWTSRSDGTVTRTTSLGSLPDSYPAAYRIGSGIFAGLAMVALIVAIVLLTRPSAGRWFRPQPQPRQVAWPAGYHPVTQPRQQGMFGGPPPGPFTAPPPAGPPPVVGPTGPPWSRPVDGSAPRPSDAVDAELAVLARRHQRGEITDAEYAAARARLTGA from the coding sequence ATGGACAGAGCACGCCCGGCGACGGTCACCGCCGCCGTCGCGCTGATGATGATCACTGCGCTCGGCTATCTGATCACCGGGTTCGCGCTCTTCGGCCAGGTCGGCCGGACCCGGGCGTGGGCTCGCGACGAGTTCCAGGAGTTCGGCCAGGACGAGTTCATGCCCAGCCTCGCCGGGTCCAGCGTCGTGATCGTCGCGGTGATGACGATCGTCGCGGCGCTGCTCCTGCTGGGCGCCGCGGTGGCGGTGCGCTCCGGCAGCCAGGCCGGCCGGATCGTCGCCTGGGCCGTCATGGGGCTACTCCTGCTCTGCGGCACCAGCGCCATCACGCGGGGCGGAACGCCCGACTTCGGGGGCAACATGGCGTTCTGGACGTCACGCTCGGACGGGACCGTCACGCGGACGACCTCGCTCGGCTCGCTGCCGGACTCCTACCCTGCGGCGTACCGGATCGGGAGCGGGATCTTCGCGGGCCTGGCGATGGTCGCGCTGATCGTCGCGATCGTGCTGCTCACCCGGCCCTCGGCCGGCCGCTGGTTCCGGCCGCAGCCGCAGCCCCGGCAGGTCGCCTGGCCGGCGGGCTACCACCCGGTGACCCAGCCTCGGCAGCAGGGCATGTTCGGCGGCCCACCGCCCGGGCCGTTCACGGCTCCGCCGCCCGCCGGGCCGCCGCCGGTCGTTGGTCCGACCGGCCCGCCGTGGAGCCGCCCCGTCGACGGGTCCGCGCCCCGCCCGAGCGACGCGGTCGACGCCGAACTGGCGGTCCTCGCCCGGCGGCACCAGCGCGGCGAGATCACCGACGCCGAGTACGCGGCGGCCCGGGCCCGGCTCACCGGCGCCTGA
- a CDS encoding SRPBCC family protein, which produces MITISRTFTVAADVEAVLAYLMDFGNTNAWDSATRHTVRTDDGPLAVGASWHNTSKILGVTSELTYTLQVVERDRLVFAGRSEGATSTDTITVRPVGGGSEVTYHVELEMHGLAKLATPVMRMEFEKLGDETAAGLTDALNRLTSAA; this is translated from the coding sequence ATGATCACGATCTCCCGTACGTTCACCGTCGCCGCCGACGTGGAGGCGGTGCTCGCGTACCTGATGGACTTCGGCAACACCAACGCCTGGGACTCGGCGACGCGGCACACCGTACGCACCGACGACGGGCCGCTCGCCGTCGGCGCGAGCTGGCACAACACCTCGAAGATCCTCGGCGTGACCAGCGAGCTCACCTACACGCTCCAGGTCGTCGAGCGCGACCGCCTGGTCTTCGCCGGCCGCAGCGAGGGCGCGACCTCCACCGACACGATCACCGTCCGCCCGGTCGGCGGCGGCAGCGAGGTCACCTATCACGTGGAGCTCGAGATGCACGGCCTCGCCAAGCTGGCCACCCCGGTCATGCGGATGGAGTTCGAGAAGCTCGGCGACGAGACCGCGGCCGGCCTCACGGACGCGCTGAACCGGCTGACGTCGGCCGCCTGA
- a CDS encoding class I SAM-dependent methyltransferase — MTSSPALGDIKARQQKTWASGDYGAVAALIQPVAENLVQAADLSAGSRVIDVATGTGNAAIAAARCLCSVTGVDYVPALLERGRARAAAEHLPVSFEVGDAEALPGRDGAWDVALSVFGVMFAPDQDRAAAELARVVRSGGLIALANWVPDGFIGEVFRTVGRRVPPPPGVRAPSEWGSGPRLRELFGEQVTDLRVNRREFVFRFASPENFADYFRANYGPTLKAFEALDDEQGRLLYADLVDLATRHNVATDGTAKIPSGYVEVLATRA; from the coding sequence ATGACGAGTTCACCTGCGCTGGGCGACATCAAGGCACGCCAGCAGAAGACCTGGGCCAGCGGCGACTACGGCGCGGTGGCCGCGCTCATCCAGCCGGTCGCGGAGAACCTGGTGCAGGCGGCGGACCTCTCCGCCGGGTCGCGGGTGATCGACGTCGCCACCGGTACGGGCAACGCGGCGATCGCCGCGGCCCGCTGCCTCTGCTCGGTGACCGGTGTGGACTATGTGCCCGCGCTGCTGGAGCGCGGCCGGGCCCGGGCCGCGGCCGAGCATCTCCCGGTGAGCTTCGAGGTCGGTGACGCCGAGGCGTTGCCCGGCCGGGACGGCGCCTGGGACGTGGCCCTTTCGGTGTTCGGCGTCATGTTCGCTCCCGATCAGGATCGGGCCGCCGCCGAGCTGGCCCGGGTGGTCCGCTCCGGCGGCCTCATCGCCCTGGCGAACTGGGTGCCCGACGGATTCATCGGCGAGGTGTTCCGCACGGTGGGTCGCCGGGTGCCGCCGCCGCCCGGCGTGCGGGCGCCGTCGGAGTGGGGCAGCGGGCCGCGGCTGCGGGAGCTGTTCGGCGAGCAGGTGACCGACCTGCGGGTGAACCGGCGGGAATTCGTGTTCCGGTTCGCGTCCCCGGAGAACTTCGCCGACTACTTCCGGGCCAACTACGGGCCGACGCTGAAGGCGTTCGAGGCGCTCGACGACGAGCAGGGCCGGCTGCTCTACGCCGACCTGGTCGACCTGGCCACCCGCCACAATGTCGCGACGGACGGCACCGCGAAGATTCCGTCCGGGTACGTCGAGGTGCTTGCCACCCGGGCCTGA